One Setaria viridis chromosome 5, Setaria_viridis_v4.0, whole genome shotgun sequence genomic region harbors:
- the LOC117855010 gene encoding uncharacterized protein isoform X2, whose amino-acid sequence MEAQDDCKWRQIPAFGDWNLWDDMPVTQYFQAGPFFFTAPVDKDDEDLFKVPQFPAKPYSYKKCVVRVKGEKANAVPARKKGGRRQYVNEQQKWKPKGAVDEDLYKISPQLLCKKKLLRNLLGGCLGLSCIA is encoded by the exons ATGGAG GCGCAGGACGACTGCAAGTGGCGCCAGATTCCGGCGTTCGGCGACTGGAACCTGTGGGACGACATGCCAGTCACCCAATACTTCCAGGCAGGGCCCTTCTTCTTCACAGCACCGGTGGACAAAGACGACGAGGACCTCTTCAAGGTGCCCCAGTTCCCTGCCAAGCCCTACAGCTACAAGAAG TGTGTCGTGCGAGTGAAGGGAGAGAAAGCCAACGCTGTGCCGGCGAGGAAGAAGGGAGGCAGGAGGCAGTATGTGAACGAGCAGCAGAAGTGGAAGCCGAAGGGAGCAGTGGACGAGGACCTGTACAAGATCTCTCCGCAGCTTCTCTGCAAG AAGAAGCTACTGAGGAATTTGCTGGGAGGGTGCCTGGGCCTGAGCTGCATCGCCTGA
- the LOC117855010 gene encoding uncharacterized protein isoform X1, with protein sequence MEAQDDCKWRQIPAFGDWNLWDDMPVTQYFQAGPFFFTAPVDKDDEDLFKVPQFPAKPYSYKKCVVRVKGEKANAVPARKKGGRRQYVNEQQKWKPKGAVDEDLYKISPQLLCKVKKKKLLRNLLGGCLGLSCIA encoded by the exons ATGGAG GCGCAGGACGACTGCAAGTGGCGCCAGATTCCGGCGTTCGGCGACTGGAACCTGTGGGACGACATGCCAGTCACCCAATACTTCCAGGCAGGGCCCTTCTTCTTCACAGCACCGGTGGACAAAGACGACGAGGACCTCTTCAAGGTGCCCCAGTTCCCTGCCAAGCCCTACAGCTACAAGAAG TGTGTCGTGCGAGTGAAGGGAGAGAAAGCCAACGCTGTGCCGGCGAGGAAGAAGGGAGGCAGGAGGCAGTATGTGAACGAGCAGCAGAAGTGGAAGCCGAAGGGAGCAGTGGACGAGGACCTGTACAAGATCTCTCCGCAGCTTCTCTGCAAGGTGAAGAAG AAGAAGCTACTGAGGAATTTGCTGGGAGGGTGCCTGGGCCTGAGCTGCATCGCCTGA